A genomic region of Runella rosea contains the following coding sequences:
- a CDS encoding acyltransferase family protein, with product MKHRFRILDIFRGIFASMVVFFHLADFADTPLLNNDFVRNSDMFVDFFFVLSGFVIAYNYQTFAKTEEIGTFLQKRLYRIYPLHLLMLLAFLFIELVKGYLSSYVQVNQPVGANNNVYSFFTSLFLLNSVKVFGIKDVSWNIPSWSISAEMISYVVYGAVVLLLHKWGIVRQKFVVFLFISLVAFASMVLINQSFRLNYSFDYGFLRGIIGFFIGAFCYGVFDRSYVYFKKLPKLFFDLSEVLVMGTIITMIYYGAYFKEMGGVYEVLFFTSILIFSFERGLVSDALKKSIFLDKVGLYSYSIYMTHALLISLFNVLFIRILKFPPSAYVYLVFVNYYLIYKVSEWTYTHIEMRFKARKKTVTSTV from the coding sequence ATGAAACACCGGTTCAGAATATTGGACATTTTCAGGGGGATTTTTGCCTCAATGGTCGTGTTTTTTCACTTGGCCGATTTTGCCGATACTCCCTTGCTCAACAACGATTTCGTCAGAAACTCGGACATGTTTGTCGATTTTTTCTTCGTGCTCAGCGGGTTTGTGATTGCGTACAATTATCAAACCTTTGCCAAAACCGAAGAAATTGGCACGTTTTTGCAAAAACGACTGTACCGAATCTATCCTTTACATTTATTGATGTTACTGGCTTTTTTGTTTATCGAATTGGTCAAAGGTTATCTTTCGTCGTACGTGCAAGTCAATCAGCCCGTGGGTGCAAACAACAATGTGTATTCGTTTTTTACGTCTTTATTTCTACTTAATTCAGTTAAAGTATTCGGAATTAAGGACGTAAGCTGGAATATTCCGAGTTGGTCCATCAGTGCCGAAATGATTTCATACGTGGTATACGGTGCGGTTGTGCTGCTGCTGCACAAATGGGGGATTGTCCGCCAAAAATTCGTCGTATTTTTGTTTATTTCCCTTGTAGCTTTTGCCTCAATGGTCTTGATTAACCAAAGCTTCCGGCTCAATTATAGTTTTGATTACGGTTTTTTACGCGGCATCATTGGTTTCTTTATTGGGGCATTTTGTTACGGGGTTTTTGACCGGTCTTATGTGTATTTCAAAAAACTGCCCAAGTTATTTTTCGATTTGTCGGAAGTACTCGTTATGGGAACAATTATCACCATGATTTACTACGGAGCCTACTTCAAAGAAATGGGAGGGGTGTACGAAGTGTTGTTTTTTACGTCAATTCTGATTTTTTCTTTCGAACGTGGACTGGTTTCAGATGCGCTAAAAAAATCAATATTTTTGGATAAAGTGGGCTTGTACAGTTACTCAATTTATATGACTCATGCCCTGCTAATCAGTTTGTTCAATGTTCTTTTTATCCGGATTTTAAAATTTCCTCCCTCTGCTTACGTATATTTAGTATTTGTGAATTATTACCTGATTTACAAAGTGTCTGAGTGGACCTATACGCACATAGAGATGAGGTTTAAAGCGAGAAAAAAAACGGTTACATCAACTGTTTAA
- a CDS encoding MOP flippase family protein: MSNTKKAIDGGKWITISTVISTVFQFVQVTILARLLDPAVFGVVSVSTLIINFFYIFSNLGFSNSIIYKQENDQKALSTLYFLSLLMGFFIFLIVFFSSPLIIEYYHEPRLDKVIKLASLYFVIIYFGQIYLFLLQKELRFKSIALMEIAGAVVGAVTSISLAYSGFEELSLIYGQLAMHIVRTGLQIVFGLKFFFPSLYFNLGMIKEHIRFGMYNVGDGLLGFIQGNADTIVVGGVLGVKSLGFYTVAAQLAVFPITKLNPIILQVAYPLLAKMKDKDSELRKSYIKILDLISYLNLPLLAGLFITANSVIPLLYGTGWEPTIPLIKIFVFQSFFSSLAHPLYTIAFTKGKPNLLFYLNLVTLIIKIPLLYFFGKYWEVTGIAFAFLTATFIYLVLNFMIAHSLIGHFLKEFLINLSKPLLFCLMMVGGVFLYQQFVGSEGLLHTLVQIAIGGGIFAVLTLKFKLSLSEIKNFRKSI; encoded by the coding sequence ATGAGTAACACTAAAAAAGCGATTGATGGAGGGAAATGGATCACTATTTCTACCGTCATATCCACTGTATTTCAGTTTGTTCAGGTCACAATTCTCGCCAGATTATTGGATCCCGCCGTTTTTGGAGTCGTAAGTGTAAGTACGCTAATCATTAATTTCTTCTACATTTTCAGTAACCTCGGTTTTTCAAACTCTATCATTTATAAACAGGAAAACGACCAAAAAGCGTTGTCTACGCTGTATTTTCTGAGTCTCCTGATGGGTTTTTTTATTTTCCTTATCGTCTTTTTCAGCTCACCGCTTATCATTGAGTATTACCATGAGCCGAGGCTTGATAAGGTCATTAAGTTGGCTTCTCTGTATTTTGTGATTATTTATTTCGGACAAATTTACCTGTTTCTGCTCCAGAAAGAACTGCGTTTTAAGTCGATTGCTCTGATGGAAATTGCGGGAGCGGTGGTGGGTGCTGTTACTTCAATCTCGTTGGCATATAGCGGCTTTGAAGAGTTATCGTTGATTTATGGACAATTGGCGATGCACATTGTTCGTACGGGATTACAAATTGTTTTTGGGCTAAAGTTCTTTTTCCCGTCGTTGTATTTCAACTTGGGAATGATCAAAGAGCATATTCGTTTTGGAATGTATAATGTAGGCGATGGGCTGCTGGGTTTTATCCAAGGAAATGCCGATACGATTGTGGTCGGTGGTGTGTTGGGGGTTAAATCGTTGGGTTTTTATACGGTGGCGGCTCAATTGGCCGTGTTTCCGATTACCAAACTCAACCCGATTATATTGCAGGTAGCGTACCCGTTGTTGGCCAAAATGAAAGACAAAGATTCGGAGCTACGTAAGTCATATATCAAAATTTTGGACTTGATTAGCTATCTCAATTTACCTTTGCTGGCGGGGCTGTTTATTACGGCCAACAGTGTTATTCCGCTGCTGTACGGCACAGGCTGGGAGCCGACCATTCCGTTGATTAAGATTTTTGTTTTCCAGAGTTTTTTCAGTTCGTTGGCGCACCCATTGTATACCATTGCCTTTACCAAAGGTAAGCCGAACTTGCTTTTTTATCTTAATTTAGTGACGCTTATCATTAAGATTCCGTTGCTTTATTTCTTTGGAAAATATTGGGAAGTCACTGGCATTGCGTTTGCATTTTTGACGGCTACGTTCATTTATTTGGTACTGAATTTCATGATTGCCCACTCATTAATCGGTCATTTTTTGAAAGAGTTTTTGATCAACCTCAGCAAACCACTGCTGTTTTGTCTGATGATGGTCGGTGGGGTGTTTTTGTATCAACAGTTTGTCGGTAGTGAGGGGCTGCTCCATACCCTTGTTCAGATTGCCATTGGTGGGGGCATTTTTGCGGTTCTGACGTTGAAGTTTAAACTTTCGTTGTCCGAAATTAAAAATTTCAGGAAGTCGATATAA